Part of the Leptospira sp. WS92.C1 genome is shown below.
TTCGCTATAAAAAACGGTAAAACTTTCTGGAAAAAAAGTAGGCTCTGTCTTGGGTGTCAAAAGCCGGAGTTCATTGACACGGCTGATGGAGCCGAGATCTAAAAGCAAAAATTCTTCGTTTGGTTTTGGAGATTCTTTTGACGACCATCCGTAATCCGGTCTCTGATCAATCAGATTTTCTTTTACCCAAAAACGATCCTGCTCCGAACTCACATTGATTTTTACGATTCCGGAAATGCCAAAATCCAATTGTCCCAGTGCGATCTTGTATTTTCCGGAACTGTCTTTTTCCGAAACCTGACTGATCAATTTTAAATATTTTGCCTGGACTAAGGAAAAATTCCATTCTCCGATTTTTTGATTTAAACGCCGAAATCCGGTCTCTTGTAAAATCGGCTCCCAGACAATCCCATCCATCGAAATCTCAAATCGAAACGTGTCCGGAAAAAATGCAATTTCTTGCGGGTTCGAATAAAGTCGAATTTGATTGAGACTGGAAATCCCTTCCAAATGAAGAGTGAGCGCCGAGATTCCTGGAGAATCCTTTGTTTCAAAGTAGCGCAAAAGTTTTCCTTCTTTTAAATCGTAAGTTCCCGAAGATCTGATTTCGCGGATTTTTACAAAACCCGGGTGGCTGATTCGAATGGATTCGGAGTTCATCAAAAATTTATCCTGGTTCTTTTTTAATATTTAGAGGAAATAGTTCGATTTTCTTCAGTTTTTGCGGAAAATATAACCAATATCGGAGGACGGATTTCCTCTGTGAAGTACTTTGTAATGATCATCTGCAGGGGTTCGGGTACGGAATTCAAGATACAGAGAGTTCTTCCATCCGGTTCCACTTGGATTTGTTCTAAAATTTCAGCACTGGATCGAGTTAATTTTTCTCGTGCCCATAGTAAAAAACCCTTCCAGGTCGGATCTTTTCCGTTGTAGCTCGCAGAATTTTGCTTAAATTCGGGCATCGTTTGCCCTTTTGTATCTGTGAGATTTTTGCAAATGCCGTTTACATATCGCAAGTTTCCTTCCATTCCTCTTTCTTTAGCAATTCCAAGAGCCTCTGATAAAACAGGGGCTCCGTATTTTTCTTCTATGGACGACAAACTCAAAGGCGCCTTCTTTTTTTCTGGTTCTTGATTTTGATTGTTGGTTATAGTTATATTGATATGGTTTGGGTTTCCCTCTCTCATCCCCTGAGGCTTCCCGTCTTCACCCCCCGGGGGTTCCCAAGCCCCACCTCCTGAGTATCCCCTGGTATACCCCTGAGGTGGAATTTTGGAACCTTTGTAGTTAAAGCAGAAATAGTATCGCGAGCTCGTATGCCCGGTTCCGGGTGTGACCTGCAAAAGCCCGGCTTGAATCAAATCACGTTTTCCTTGTATGATTGATTTTTTGGTTTTAAAGCCAGTTAGTTTGAGTAGAATTTCTGTGCTAGGCCATACTGGCTTAAAATGCTGGTCGCTAAATTTAAGCAGGACCAAATATAGAGTTTTTGCGGCCGAAGATAGGCCGCCCCAGACACCGGAATCGATGATATCCGCAAAAAATTTGATGTATGGATAATGCTCGCCCATTTCTCTTCGGGACCCTCCTTTTAGGAAAGTACATTAATTTTAAGCAAAAAATTCCGAAGGGAGTTGACATTATCTGACATAAGGATACTTATGTCTCATCCAACAACATTCCTTCGGGAAAATCCGGCCCCTGGGTATCCAGGGGAATTTTTTTTATCCGGATTCACAAAAATACACCTACGGCCCGCATCCTTTCCGGATTCGAGTTCTGTACTATATTTCCGTTTACTATATTATGTCACATTAAACCCGCAGATTGAGGTTTGTCAATCCCATTGGATTCTTTCCTTGGGGTTTTTGGAAAATTCTTTTGCTAAGTACTTGTATGTACTTTTTGATGTCGTTTAACAATTTTGTTAAACGACATCAACTGATTGATTCGGAGTCAAATTTTTTGCGGATTTCTTTTTTGATCAATTTGAGGATTTCCGCTAATAGCTCTTCGTTTTCAGAACGAATCTGAATGAGTCCCGTTTTTTTTGTGATTTTATAATCCCCGGATTTTGAACCCTGGCTTTTGGATTCGGATGGGTTCAGGGTTTTGGGGGAGAATAGGGTTTCTTCTTCTCGATTGAATGATTTTGCATCCTTGACTGTCTTTAACGCGCC
Proteins encoded:
- a CDS encoding helix-turn-helix domain-containing protein gives rise to the protein MGEHYPYIKFFADIIDSGVWGGLSSAAKTLYLVLLKFSDQHFKPVWPSTEILLKLTGFKTKKSIIQGKRDLIQAGLLQVTPGTGHTSSRYYFCFNYKGSKIPPQGYTRGYSGGGAWEPPGGEDGKPQGMREGNPNHINITITNNQNQEPEKKKAPLSLSSIEEKYGAPVLSEALGIAKERGMEGNLRYVNGICKNLTDTKGQTMPEFKQNSASYNGKDPTWKGFLLWAREKLTRSSAEILEQIQVEPDGRTLCILNSVPEPLQMIITKYFTEEIRPPILVIFSAKTEENRTISSKY